One Glycine max cultivar Williams 82 chromosome 3, Glycine_max_v4.0, whole genome shotgun sequence DNA window includes the following coding sequences:
- the LOC102668134 gene encoding putative uncharacterized protein DDB_G0285119, which produces MADNLDDGEFWLPPQFLTDEDDDDTSFCNNLTAQNYAVSRSLFFSSSSSETESDEEDHLAELTRRVALELDLNNKGVFGDGGGSPQSTLSVFENSGKGSSPNDAVPPHVNSSSTWDLLRAAAGEVERICDESCNRYGQNFLTPSSIDASVQQPNAVNCANGVGLGFYPQQKQHQQQPSLCHQQLQIAQFEMMKKQQQHRQMVPPNRGINNNNNNNNNNVVTVGNVVNGLGLSGSAWVPPPGSRMRAVFLAGKIEKSTGTGVFLPRCVDTRNNNDSRNNNDSRKKPGCITVLVPDRVAQVLNLNLDGVVGGGHKQQHKPRFIGENGSAVSRVRSNNYNNNNHYGYSHHQKRNNMKLQQPQVVNHEIQLPQEWTY; this is translated from the exons ATGGCTGACAACTTGGACGACGGCGAGTTTTGGCTCCCTCCTCAGTTCCTCACCGACGAAGACGACGACGACACATCGTTTTGCAACAACCTCACTGCCCAAAACTACGCCGTTTCGAGGTCTCTGTTCTTCAGCTCTTCCTCCAGCGAGACGGAGAGCGACGAGGAGGACCACCTCGCCGAGTTGACTCGCCGCGTCGCTCTCGAACTCGATCTCAACAACAAG GGCGTGTTTGGGGATGGTGGTGGTTCTCCTCAGTCAACCCTGAGCGTGTTTGAGAACAGCGGCAAAGGGTCGAGTCCAAACGACGCCGTTCCACCCCACGTGAACTCCTCGTCCACGTGGGATCTCCTCCGCGCCGCCGCAGGAGAAGTCGAGAGGATTTGCGACGAAAGCTGTAACCGTTACGGTCAAAACTTTCTGACACCCTCTTCCATTGATGCTTCTGTTCAACAACCCAATGCCGTTAATTGCGCTAACGGCGTTGGGTTGGGATTTTACCCTCAACAGAAGCAGCACCAACAACAACCATCGCTTTGTCACCAGCAGTTACAGATTGCTCAA TTTgagatgatgaagaagcagcaACAACATAGGCAAATGGTCCCTCCCAACAGAGgaataaacaacaacaacaacaacaacaacaacaacgttgTTACGGTTGGGAACGTTGTTAATGGGTTGGGTTTGTCTGGTTCTGCATGGGTTCCTCCTCCTGGGTCTCGCATGAGGGCTGTTTTTCTCGCtgggaaaatagaaaaaagcaCCGGAACTGGCGTGTTCTTGCCTCGCTGTGTTGATACTCGCAATAATAATGATTCTCGCAATAATAATGATTCTCGCAAGAAACCAG GGTGCATTACTGTGTTGGTTCCTGATAGAGTGGCGCAGGTGTTGAATCTGAATCTGGACGGTGTGGTGGGTGGTGGCCACAAGCAGCAGCACAAGCCTCGTTTCATTGGGGAAAATG GATCGGCTGTTTCAAGGGTTAGGAGTAacaattacaataataataatcattatgGTTATTCTCATCATCAGAAGCGTAACAACATGAAGCTGCAGCAGCCACAAGTGGTGAACCATGAGATCCAGTTGCCTCAGGAATGGACTTACTGA